One Candidatus Nitrososphaera evergladensis SR1 genomic window, TGCTGGCAAGCTCTTGGATCAGTTCGTAGTCGAGGCAATAAACTCGGGTGCCGGCACAGCCTTTAACATGAACTCAAACGAGGTGATTGCAAACAGGGCGCTTGAAATCCTGGGCAAGAAAAAGGGCGAGTACGAAACCGTCAGCCCAAACGACCACGTCAACATGTCACAATCTTCAAACGACACCTTTCCCACGGCGATGCACGTGGCAATCCTGCTCAACATGGAAGAGGCAGACAGGTCGCTTTCCATCCTGATAAACTCGCTTCGAAAAAAAGCCAGAGAGTTTGAAGACGCCATCAAGATCGGAAGGACGCACCTGATGGACGCAATCCCTGTCACGTTGGGCGCCGAGTTTGAAGAGTACGCCTACTCGCTTGCAAGGGCGCAAAAGAGGATGCGCGAGTCAATGGACGGCTTGCGCGAGGTGGGCCTTGGGGGCACTGCCGTCGGCACGGGCGCAAACACGCCCAAGGGCTACCGCGAGCTTGCCATAAAGCACCTGTCTGAAGTATCGAAACTAAAGCTGAAACCGTCTGACAACATGTTTTATTCCTTGCAGAGCAAGTTCGATGTCGCAAACGCATCGTCGGCTCTGCGCAACGTCGCAATAGAACTTACAAAAATGGCAAACGACATACGCTTGATGGCCTGCGGCCCCGTCGCCGGCCTTGCAGAAGTCCTGATACCTGCGGTGCACGCAGGCTCGTCGATAATGCCGGGCAAGGTCAACCCGTCGCTTGCAGAGTGCCTGAACATGGTATGCTTCAACATAATAGGAAACGACGTCTCTGTCGGTATGGCGGCGCAGGCGGGCCAGTTCGAGCTGAACGTCATGCTCCCCGGCATGCTAAAGAGCATGCTCGACTCGACTGACATGCTAAAGAATTTCCTGCCGATATTTGCAGAAAACATGATAGACGGGATAAAGGCCAACAGGGAAAAGCTGGAATCGTACATCGAGAAAAGCCCCGTGCTTGTAACTCTTTTGAACCCGTACATAGGCTACCTAAAGGCCGCTGAAATCTACAAGGAGGCGCTGAAGACGAACAAGAGCATACGGGAGCTCGTCCTTGAAAAGAAGCTGATGACAAAGGCAGACCTTGACAAGGCGCTGTCAAAAGAAAGCATCCTTGGAGCAGGCTAGCTCTTTATTTCATATTCTCTTCTGGCTGCTGGCCGTAGCAACCTTTCTTCTTTTTTGCAACTCCAATACTGCAGTCGCTATCAACGCTATTTGCAGTATGTATCCGCCCGTTATGAGCACTATTGCGTTTAATGGCTTTGAAAACGTCGTCATTATCTCTACGTGCGGAGGCGCAAGCGAGTTTCCGACCATCACGATTACTGCAAGCGGGATGCACGCGTACAGCTGCTTTTTGTAGCCGGCAAAGGTCAGCACCGCAAGGGCGATAAACACGCATTCAAGCGCAATCGCCCTGTCAAGGAATGCGGGATTGCCTGAAGGGATTGCAATCGCGCCGGTGACTGCTATTGCCGCAAGGACTATTGCGACCGCGCTGACACGCATATACAGGTGAAAGGATGTGCGTCCTAGCAATTAAAGCGTTTCAGGTATTCCAAAAGCGCAACTGCGTTGTTGTGCTCTGCATCTTTTGCCGCAAACAGCAGGGTCACGAGCCCCTGCTTTTCTTTTTCAAGGATTGCCTTGACAAGCTCTTGCCTTTCGTCAAGCTCTTTGAAGTAGCGTTCCTTAAAGCCGTCCCACTTTTTAGGATCATGGGAGAACCACCTGCGCAACGCGTCGGACGGGGCAATGTCCCTCAGCCAGAGATCCACGCTGCTTTTGTTGACGCCTCTTGGCCACAATCTGTCTACCAACACGCGATAGCTTTTGTCATTTTCAAAGGAGTAGATCCTTGCCACTCTGATCAAAGTATATGCATATGATTGCACGAAATTGCAAGATAAACTGTACGTCTATGTGTGTGTGCGTTTAGTTTAATACCAATCGCATCGTACAACTGGCGTATGAAGGCTGCACGCATAATCAAGACAAAGGAACCTTTGAAAGTAGAAGATATTGCTACACCAAAGCCAAGCGGCGAGCAGGTCCTTGTGAAGGTGGACAGCGCAGGGGTCTGCCACAGCGACCTGCACCTGTGGGAAGGAGGCTACGCCGGCCCGCAGGGCGTTTTCATGAAGGTTGAAGACCGCGGAGTAAAGTTCCCGCTGACGCCGGGCCACGAGGTCGCCGGCTCGATAGTAGAGATGGGCGACAAGGTCACCGGCTATGCCAAGGGCGAAAAGGTGCTGGTCTACCCGTGGATAGGCGACGGGGTGTGCCCTGCGTGCAAGGCCGGAGAGGAAAACCTCTGCGATGCGCCAAGGTCGCTTGGCGTCTACCAGGACGGAGGCTATGGCGAGTACGCGCTTGTTCCAAGTTACAAGTACCTTGTAAAACTGGGCAACTATGACACTGCCGCAGCCGCGTCGCTTGCGTGCTCCGGCCTCACCGCGTTTACCGCCGTGAAAAAGGCGGCAGTAAAGGACGGCGAGACGCTTGTGATAGTCGGCGCAGGGGGCCTTGGGCTCATGGCGGTGCAGATAGCCAAGGCGATAACTGGCGCCAAGATAGCCGTGGTTGATATCGACGACAAAAAGCTGGACGAGGCGAAAAAGCTTGGAGCCGACATCGCCGTGAATTCGGGCAAGGGCGACCCCGTGCAGGGCGTCAAGGATGCCACAAAGGGCCTCGGCGCAGAAGCAGTCATCGACTTTGTCAACAACGCCAAGACGGCGCCAAACTCGTTTAACATGCTGAGAAAGCGCGGCAAGCTCGTGATGGTCGGGCTTTTTGGAGGCTCGATGGAACTCAACCTGCCTCTTATACCACTGAGGGCGTTTACCCTTACGGGCGCCTACACCGGCAAGTACGCCGATCTGGTGGAGCTGGTAGAGATTGCTAAGAAGGGCAAGATCCAGTCGGTGGTGTCACGCCGGTTCAAGCTCGACGAGGTAAACACCGCGCTTGAAGAGCTAAAGGCCGGCAAGATACTTGGCAGGGCAGTAATCAATCCCTAGCCGGCCCGCTCCCTTCTTTTCTCTTTTTGAATGGAACGAAAATGGTTCTGCTACCTTACTTGCGGTTATATACATATGCCGCACATCTCTCTATATTGTTGCGAATTTTTACCTGACCCGATAATAATAGCTTGCAGTAGTGGCCTTGACCATGCTTGTATTGTGTCATATGTTGTATGGCTTGAGAAAATCATGCAAGAGCTCGCAAACCACTGCAGGTTTCTCAGCAAAAGGCGCGTGCCCGGCGTCTTTAACTATTACAGCAAGCGAATTTCTTGTGCCCTCTTTGAAAATTTGACAGTATTTTGGTGGGATCAGCCTGTCCTCGCTTCCCCAGACAATCAGCGTCGGGACATTCTTTTGATCGATTAGCTTTAGCCTTTTAATTCCTATTTGTGTGCTTGTGCTGTTGTTGTAAGCTGACTTGAAAGCAAGCTGCGCGTTTGGCTGTTGTATTCTGTAGATAAAGCCATCAACCAGCACATCAGGGATTCTTGCCGGGTCTGCCACCAGCTGCTCAAACACCTTCCTGACAGACTGCCTTGAAGGGCTCATTGCAGCGTCCAGATACTCCCTGAGCAGAGGCGTTGGACCCTGCAACATGCCCGAAGAGTCTATCAAAACTAATTTGTCAACTAGGTCTCTGTGCCCTATTGCAAGCTGCGCCGCTATGTAGCCTCCCAGTGAATGGCCTACAATACTGGTTTTTCCATCGTCTATGCCAATTTTGTGCATGAATTCTGCTATGGCTTGTGCGAAATTCTCAACCGTGTAATAATCCGTGTCCAGGGGCCTGTCGCTGCCGCCGAATCCCGGCAGGTCTATGGCAACTGCATGGAAACCCAAGAGCGACATTGCATCAGGAATGTCAAGCCACCTATCTGCCGATGACCCAAGACCGTGGATGAACAGCACGTGCCGAGGAGGTTGTTTTCCGCTTTTGGGTCGCCCAGCAGAAGAAGAAGGAGGAGTGGAATTGGCGTTCTTGCTGTTTTTGGCCCAATCATAAGGAAAAGAAATGGGAGACGCAGCCTCCTCCTTCTCTATGCTTGCCTCCAGATATCTCACCTTTACGTGGTGGCCTATGCTCGCATAGGATTCCTTCTTCATCTTTATTACGCGTCTCTGCTTCTGAAAGGTACGTTTACGTTTATTATCTCTGTTTTTTCAGCAGGCAGATACACAGGGAGCATTGAATCTTGTCTATTCTACCAAGAGCTTGCTCTGAATGTCCTTTACTACTACCGACTTGATGTTGACAAACTCTTTGATGCCAAACTCTGACAGCTCGCGGCCGATGCCGGACTTTTTTACCCCGCCAAAGGGCAGGCGCGGATCAGACCTGACCATCTCATTAACCGACACGATGCCGGATTCTATCTGCCTTGCAAGTTTCACCCCGCGCTCGATGTTGTTGGTCCAGATGCTTGCGCCAAGGCCAAACTCCGAGTTGTTGGCCTCGCGGACTGCCTGCTCCTCGTCTTCCACCACTATTATGGGCGCGGCAGGGCCAAACACTTCCTCTCTTAGTACGTTCATCTCATGATCGACGTTAGAGATTATGGTAGGCTCGTAAAAGTAGCCTTCTCCAGCAACGGGCCTGCCGCCGACAAGCACCTTGCCTCCCTTTGTCTTGGCGTCGTCTACCTGCCTTGCAAGCGCCTGCCTCTGGCTGTCGCGCACAAGCGGGCCGATGGTCGTCTTGGGGTCAAGCGGGTCGCCAAGCACCTCTGCCTGCGTGTCTTCGACAAACAGTTTTGTGAATTTCTCTGCGATGCTTTTTACGACTATGAACCTCTTGGCAGATATGCAGCTCTGGCCCGTGTTCAAAAGACGCGACTGCGTGGCCATGTACGCCGTCTGCTTCAGGTCGGCGTCCTCCAGTACTATGAACGGGTCGCTGCCGCCAAGCTCCAGCACGAATTTCTTTAGGTCTTTGGATGCCAGCTCGGCCACCCGCTTTCCCGTGTTCACGCTGCCAGTGACTGAAACCGCGTCAATGTCGGCCTGCACCAGCGCCTCGCCGGCGCGATAGTCGCCAACGACCACCTGGAAAACGTTTTCCGGAAAGCCGGCGTCGGAAAACGCCTCCTGCAGTTTTAGCGAGCTTCCAAGGCAGACGCTAGAATGTTTCAGCACGCTGACGTTTCCGGCAGTCAGTGCCGGAACTGCAAACCTCATCACCTGCCAGAACGGAAAGTTCCAAGGCATTATGGATGCGACCACGCCCAGCGGCTCAAACGACACAAAGCTCTTGCGGAACTCTGTAGGCACTATCTGGTCGCGCAAAAACGCCTCTGCGTGCTCTGCGTAATAGTCGCACACCCACGCACACTTTTCAATTTCGGCAAGCGACTGGCGCACAGGCTTGCCCATCTCTTCTGTCACGATGTGGGCATACTCTTCACGGTTCTTGCGCATCACCCTTCCAAGCCTGCGCATGTGGTCTGCGCGCTCGCCAAGCTCGAGCTTTTTCCATCCAGAAAAGGCCTCCCTTGCCCGCCTCACTTTTTGCGCAACAACTTCTGCACTATCGTTTTCATAAGACGCAATTACCTTGCCGGTTGCCGGGTTTACCGTTTCTATTTTTTGCTGCTGCATATATGGCAGTACTACGCTCTGCGCGCTAATAAGCACTCGATAGAAAGGATTGTATCCCGCCGGCAGGATTTGCTCCAAAACGGCATGTCGCCGGTTTTGTTTGAGCCTGCGACTCTTCGGTTACTGCTACCTGTACGCCCGATAGGCTGCTACACGTGGTCAGCTCTGCTAGCCGACATCTACAGCCGAAAGCTCTACCAGGCTGAGCTACAGCGGGACAGTTCAGTTGGCTGCGAGAATGCTATATATTCTATTGGAGGTATCGGGCAACGTCAAGTGCAAAATACGAGATTATCCTGTCCGCGCCTGCCCTTCTCATTGCGGCAAGCGACGTTATCTTCCATTGCTCCTCGTCTATCCAGCCCATCATGCCGGCGGCCTTTATCATTGCATACTCGCCTGATACGTTCTGCACGGCAACCGGCACGGAAAACCGCTCCTTTGCGCGCCTGACAAGGTCAAGGTACGCAAGGCCCGGCTTGACCATCACCATGTCCGCGCCTTCCTCGATGTCGCCTGCTATTTCCCGTATCGCCTGCTTGGGGTTTGCAAACGACACCTGGTAGCCTGCCTTGTCAATCGCGCCATTTTTTTTTGCAAACGCTGCTGACCGGAACGGCGTGTACAGTGAAGAGGCGTGCTTGGCAGAGTACGAAAGTATCCTTGTCGCATAGTGGCCGTTTTTGTCAAGCGCGCTGCGTATTGCGCGCACCTGCCCGTCCATCATTGCAGAAGGCGCGACAATATCGGCGCCGGCCTCTGCGTGGCTCTGCGAAATCTCTGCAAGGACTTCAAGTGTAGAATCATTGTCTACCGTGCCGCTGTTGTTGCGTACAAGCCCGCAGTGTCCCGACAAATTGTACTGGCAGACGCAAACATCCGTTATCACGTCAAGCGACCTGCCAAACGCCGACTTGATCTCCCTCGTCGCACGCTGTACAACGCCGCTTCTGTCGGCCGCGGCCGAGCCGTCGCCGTCGCGGCTTTTTGGTATCCCAAAGACAATGATGGAGCGGATTCCTGCATCGAATATTTTCTGCACGCTCAAAACCGCGTCTTTAAAAGGCGATATGGATATGCCCGGCATGGCCGCTATCGAGCCGCCTCCCTCTTCTTGTTTTTCTGACACAAACACCGGGCAGATGAGGTGTTCGCGTTTTAGGCCTGCCAGAGAGAGCGTGTCTGCGTACGCGTGCGCCTGCATGTGTGGTCGTGTATTGCGCGCCGGCCTATGAATACGTTATCTATGTTGCGCACGTTTTTATGACAGCTTTCTGCATCATGGCAACAGGCAGGTGTGGGGGAGGATAGACCATAATGATGGAGGCGCAAAAGAGGCAGGAAACAATCACCAACAATGGCCTAGACTGGACCTACATACAGAGGCCGGCCTATGTCGACCTTGCGCAGCTTGGCGAGCGCTACCCCTCGTTCCACAAGCTCAACTTTGAGGACTGCCTTTCCAAGATCCAGCTGCCGAAAATAGACCGCTACGACGACCACATGTTCATCGTGCTGCATTTTCCAACTGCAGACAAGGAGCGGGGCTTTGTGTTTTCGCAGCTGTCAATATTTATCGGCGCAAATTTCGTAGTCACCGTCCACCAGGGCGACCTCAAGCCCCTTGAGGAACTGTTCAACATGTGCAAGGCAGACGAGAAGATGCGCCAGGCCATTATGGGCAGGTCCTCAGGCTTCCTCCTGCACAAGATAATAGACACGCTTGTAGACGACCTTCTGCACCTCCTCATGAAGGTGGTGGGTAACATCGAAGACATCGAGGACCTGGTGTTTGACGAGCGCATCTCTGTCTCCAGGCAGATAGCGCTTTTGCGCCGCGAAATAACGACGCTGCGCAGGATCGTCATCCACCTGCGCCGGACCGTGCTGGAGCTGACAAAGGACGTCCAGAGGTTCTCAAGCGAGGACCTTACCCCGTACTACAAGGACGTGCAGGACCACGTGGAAAAAGTGTACGAGGCACTTGAGGAGGCAAAGGAGACAGTCGAGATCTACAAGGACACCGACTATGTTCTGAGCACGGAAAAGACCAACAAGATCCTTGCTGCGCTGACAATAATATTCACGCTTTCAATCCCGGCGACCGTGGTAAGCGCGTTTTATGGCATGAACGTCAACATTCCCGGCGGCGTGCTGACGGGACCGTGGACGCAGCTGGGGCCCTACACCACGCTCATATTTACAATCGTGCTCTCGGCAGCTGCTGCCGGCGTCATGCTATTGTATTTCCGTAAAGAGGGATGGCTATAACCTTTTTCTATAATTTTTGTTTTTTTTGATCGGTAATATTGTAATTTTAATAATGACCGAAATCGAGTACAAAAATTCCTATTTTTGGAAGCAAAGGGTATATATTCTGGGTGTCTATCAGAGATGAAGGGTTGGCGACAGGAAAGGGGGAGGTAGTTACCGGGTACGTTTGCACCCCTCATGGCAAGCAGACGGCATCACTGGTAGAAGTGTGGAAAAAGAGCGCAAACATTGTCGACATGTATTTTGCAGCCGCGACGTTCTCTGACGAAAGCGTGCCGTACTTTCCGAACAAGGCAAACAACTATGTCCTTGCGTCGTTTGCGAGCATGGCCGGGGTTCTTGATGATATCCGCGGGGGCGGCATGGACAGGCTTGCCTTCATGTTCAGCCTGAACAGCCCGCTCTTTGACCGCATCGGCGACAAGCTGAACTATGTCTCGCTGTACTTTACAAAGTATTCTAGCGGCGACCCTGCGATAGCCGACCTTGCCAACGTCATCGCAAGGCGCGACAGGGTGAAAAAGGCAAGCCTGGCAGAGATGCAGCTTTTGACCGCCGAGCAACCGCGCTTTGCGTTTCCCTACTCCAAGAACCTCGTCATCCTGGAAGTGGAAGGTTCAGAGACGCACCAGACAGACCAAAAATACTGCGAGCGCACAAGGCGCGACGTGGCTAGAAAGGGAATACTGCTGAACAATCTGGTAAGTTTTTCTATTCTTGAAAAACTAAAATAATGTGCGCCAGCAGTCTGTGTAGTCGCCTTCCGCAATACCTAAAAGCGATAAATGCGATAATCAGGTGATGAAGTCGCGGATGGAAGATCTGGTCTGGGAATGCAGACAGGAAGACGACATGGACAAAAAAGTCAAGTTGTTCAACCGGATCCGCAAGCTGCTTCCGAACCCGCCAAAGATGCCCTCGATGGTCACTGACGACTACATCAATTCTGCTCTGGACGATATCTAACAATACAATAATAATAAAAAAGAAGAAGCAGCATCTTTTTTAAAAATCCAGTGCCTTGTTTAGAAAATCAAGATCGGACTTGTCAAAAAATGATATATGATGATCTTGCAAATTATTATACAATAATGCTTGTTCCCCATGGATTGTCAACGGCAACAAGCCACCGTCCGTCGGATTGCCTTTTCAACACATCTGTAGACGTTCCATTCATCGCTACACGCTTTTGCCATCCGGAGAAGTGCCCACCAATGTCCATCTTGAAATATACAGTGCAGTACCTCCTGCCTCGATCACTTGATCGGCTTCTCCCTTGAGCAAGGGCTTTAACGAAATGAACCCCTGAAGTGCTGCGCGAATCGCATCTCTTCCCCGAGCAATGTTTCCTGGCTGCGCGATGATGACTGCTTCCGGATCGTAAAGGCTCGATGCTGCATCGAGGTCGCCTTGGTTGATGGCTGCAATTAGATTTTTTATGGTTTCAAGTGGGTTTGGTTGTTGCTGCTCCATAGACGTACGCACACACAGCAAAAAAGACGGCGAAACTAATAAACCTGTACAGCTCCAAAGAAGTCAGTCCGTTTTCGTAACTTTATCATTCCTTGGATGTTTTAAAAAAAACAGTAGTGGTATTTGACAAGACTCGCTTGCTTGACAGAACCAAAAGAAAAAGAAGCTCAACGCTTAAATATGCTGGATCTTTTCAAAATTCCTGAATTATATTGAGCAAGCCGATGGAACTTGGCGCACTAAAGATTGGTTCATACATTATCATTGACGGCGAGCCGTGCAGGATCGTCTCGTACGACCACAGCAAGCCCGGCAAGCATGGATCGGCCAAGGCCAGGATAAACGCGGTCGGCGTCTTTGACGGCAACACTCACCCGTTCGTGGGTCCCGTGACTACAAGAGTCGAGGTGCCCCTGATAGACAAGCGCAACGGCCAGATAATTTCAAAGAACGGCGACACACTCCAGATAATGGACCTTGAGACGTTTGAAGTGTTCGAGACGTCGTCTGTAGAAGACGAGATAAAGGATAAGCTCCAGGACAACGTCAACGGGCGCGAAGTCGAGTACTGGAAGGTAATGGACAGGATAAAAATAGTCCGCGTAAAGGGCTAGTTAGCTGGATTCGCTAAGTTCATACGCCAGCAGAAAAGACATTATGTCTGGATGCTGATGACGTGAAGGAAGAGCCGTCTGATTTGTGACGAGGATTATGAGTCCTGAGGCATCCACTATTATTATTACTACTACTGCTGCATCATCCTTTTTGCGCGCGGGTTCACTATCGAGTCCAGCGCGTTTCCGATAAGCGCAAACGCAAGGCCCGTCAGGGCTATCATCAGGCCCGGCGGCACTATCCACCACCACAGGCCCCGGACAGCCGCGCCGGCAGAGTTGGCGTCGTGCAGTATCTGGCCCCACGTTGGTATCGACGGGTCGCCAAGTCCCAGAAATGAGAGCGCGGCCTCGCCGAGGATGGCGGTTGGCACCGCAATTGCAATGCTTGCAAACGTCAGGGGCAGAAGCTGCGGGATTATGTGGCGAAAGATTATCCGCGTGTCAGACTGGCCCATCAGTTTTGCGGCCTCGACGTACTGCAGGTTCTTTAGCTGGAGCGCAAGGCTCCTGCTTATCTTGGCCATGCCTACCCACCCAAAGATGACAAGGAAACCCGTTATGAGAAAAATGCTGCGCCCTATCGTGACGGAGAGTATGACGAGCAGCGGAAGCGTCGGCAGGGAGTAAAAGATGTCGTTTATACGCATCAGCCCCTCGTCTGTCCTCTTGCCCTTGTATCCGGCCACCACGCCGTATATCAGGCCGATGAGTATCGATGCTACGGACACCGTGAGGCCGATAAAGAGCGCCACCGGCGCGGCCCACAGGATGCCTGTTGCAAGGTCGCGGCGCAGCTCGTCGGTGCCCATCAGCCCGTACACCTTGCCTCCAAGTATGACGCCTGAATCCGTGACCGCGTCATCCTGTCCAAAGAGGTAGAACGTCTCGCGAATAACGTATGTGCCCTTTAGCACCTGGTTTTTCTGGCTGTCTGCAAATATCATCACCTGCGGCCTCGACGGGTCCTGCCTGTACGCAAAGTCGCCCGTATAGCTGCGCAGGTTCTCGGCTATCCCGCTGTCTGTGGAAAAGACCCTGCCTGAAAACTCGTTGTCGGCACTGCCCAAACTCTGGGATGCAGGCGGAAGCGGCGCAAAGTAGATCCGAAACTCCTTGCCGTCGGGCCTGAGCACGTCTGCCTGCAGAGCCGGCTGCGTGCTGCCGTATTTGGCAGAGTAGAGCAGCATAAAGTCGCTAGGATAGGAATCATAGTTGAAATTCACTGTGTAGGAATACGTCACCGTCCGGCTGCCGCCTTCGCCTAGAGCGGATGACACCTCTGCATTTCTTGCGTGCAGCACAAAGTGCTCCGGCACCTTTGGGCCAAAACCTATGTTTGTCCATGCTGGCGCTGCGGACTTTGGCAGGTCTATCCAAAAGTCGGGGTTGTTCCACTGCCGGTACGAGTCGAGCGGTATTGCGACTACAGAGTATATAGTCATCAGGATCAGGGCCAATAGTATGCCTATGCCTGCCAGGCCGCTCTTTGAGTGCCGAAACTCCAATAGTATCTGGGACCTTGAAATTGCAGCAGCGGCAGCCGCGGGTGATCTGCTACTCATCCGACCTTCACCCTCGGGTCAAAGTACGCGTAAACGATGTCGGTGACAAAGACGGTGATTACGAAAATGACCGTGGCAACGTAGGTGAGGCCGATTATTACCGGTATGTCGAGAAAGCCTATTGCGTCGTAGTAGAGCTTTCCCATGCCGGGCCAGTCAAACACCGCCTCGACGGTTATAGCCCCGCCAAAGGACCCTGCAAGGCTGAGCGCGATCACCGTGACTATGGGGGGAGCAGCGTTTTTCAGCGCGTGGGAATAGATTATCCTCTTTTCCGGCACCCCTGCCGCTCTTTTGGCAGCGATATAATCCTCTCCCAGTATGCCGACCACGAAATACCTCACGATGTATGCCCATGAGCCAAAGCCCACCGCGACTATGGTTATCAGCGGGAGCACCATGTGGTACAGCAAATCAGGCACGTACGCGGGGTCTGACGGCGAAGTAAGCGGGGTCGCCCGCGCCGGGAAAATGTGGTACGTAAATGCAAACGCAAAGATCATGAGTATCCCCACCCACCACGTGGGGAAACTTCCGCTAAACACCGCAAACGCCGAGTTGAGCCTGTCCAGCACCGAGCCGGACTTGTTGGCGACATAGGCGCCGAGGTACAGCCCTATCACGGTTATCACCAGGGTGGAAGTTGTGAAAAGGAGCACCGTCTTGGGCATCTTTTCCAGTATGATGTCCCGGACGCTTGAGGATCCGCTGTCGCTCGTGAAAAAGTTGGACCTGCCTAGGTCAAGCGTCATCACCTTCAGCACGGTGTTTGTGAACCTTTTGGGGGAGTACCACGGCTCGTCCAAGCCGAGCGTCTTTATCTGGAGCTGGACCCTGTCGTCGATGTACTTCTGCCGCTCCTGCGCGCTCTGGAATTTCAGATTCCCGTGGTTTACCTCGTCAACAATAGAAAACCTAGTCGCGTCGGTCAGTATTTTATCCATCGTTGGGCCAAGGAGCGCTATCGTAAGGACAAGCGTCGCAAACAGCACGATTAGCATGTTTGCCGAACGCCTTATCAGAAAGCGGCCAAAGCCTCCAACCAAATTTGCTCCACAGCTTTTTGGATTGCTTTCTATTAATGTCTG contains:
- a CDS encoding ABC transporter permease; translation: MVGGFGRFLIRRSANMLIVLFATLVLTIALLGPTMDKILTDATRFSIVDEVNHGNLKFQSAQERQKYIDDRVQLQIKTLGLDEPWYSPKRFTNTVLKVMTLDLGRSNFFTSDSGSSSVRDIILEKMPKTVLLFTTSTLVITVIGLYLGAYVANKSGSVLDRLNSAFAVFSGSFPTWWVGILMIFAFAFTYHIFPARATPLTSPSDPAYVPDLLYHMVLPLITIVAVGFGSWAYIVRYFVVGILGEDYIAAKRAAGVPEKRIIYSHALKNAAPPIVTVIALSLAGSFGGAITVEAVFDWPGMGKLYYDAIGFLDIPVIIGLTYVATVIFVITVFVTDIVYAYFDPRVKVG
- a CDS encoding ABC transporter permease is translated as MSSRSPAAAAAAISRSQILLEFRHSKSGLAGIGILLALILMTIYSVVAIPLDSYRQWNNPDFWIDLPKSAAPAWTNIGFGPKVPEHFVLHARNAEVSSALGEGGSRTVTYSYTVNFNYDSYPSDFMLLYSAKYGSTQPALQADVLRPDGKEFRIYFAPLPPASQSLGSADNEFSGRVFSTDSGIAENLRSYTGDFAYRQDPSRPQVMIFADSQKNQVLKGTYVIRETFYLFGQDDAVTDSGVILGGKVYGLMGTDELRRDLATGILWAAPVALFIGLTVSVASILIGLIYGVVAGYKGKRTDEGLMRINDIFYSLPTLPLLVILSVTIGRSIFLITGFLVIFGWVGMAKISRSLALQLKNLQYVEAAKLMGQSDTRIIFRHIIPQLLPLTFASIAIAVPTAILGEAALSFLGLGDPSIPTWGQILHDANSAGAAVRGLWWWIVPPGLMIALTGLAFALIGNALDSIVNPRAKRMMQQ